From Spirochaeta isovalerica, the proteins below share one genomic window:
- a CDS encoding GNAT family N-acetyltransferase, producing the protein MNISLMTIADYDDAFKLWSETQGMGLRSLDDSRKGIDFFLKRNPETNFICREGKKLVGVILTGHDGRRGYIYHAAVHRDFRRQGIGKALVDRALTSLRKEGIRKVALVVYKDNLRGNGFWESLGFTLREDLNYRNLSIDPENI; encoded by the coding sequence ATAAACATATCTTTAATGACAATTGCCGATTACGATGATGCTTTCAAGCTCTGGTCCGAAACACAAGGCATGGGCCTGAGATCTCTCGACGATTCCAGAAAGGGAATAGATTTTTTTCTTAAGAGAAATCCGGAAACGAACTTCATCTGCAGAGAAGGAAAAAAGCTGGTCGGCGTTATTTTAACAGGACACGACGGCAGGCGGGGATATATCTATCATGCTGCCGTTCACAGAGACTTCCGGCGGCAGGGTATTGGAAAAGCGCTTGTTGATCGGGCATTGACTTCGCTCAGGAAGGAGGGAATCAGAAAGGTAGCTCTTGTTGTCTACAAAGATAATTTAAGAGGGAACGGTTTCTGGGAATCTCTCGGGTTTACATTGAGAGAGGATCTCAATTACCGGAATTTGTCTATCGATCCTGAAAATATATGA
- a CDS encoding M15 family metallopeptidase: protein MFLINDIEVIKIPVRNSKEPFCNLTEINKRIKVDLSMSQIASKSEYFSYARETIAIKLLEAALLLPEGINFYIKEAYRPLQQQKDSFNSVLEYNRKHYGDLPEEEIYLETCKYVAPPEYAPHPTGAAIDITLINDKGIESDMGTEFNATPGETDNATYFHSDNISDEARENRRILSRALSRMGFVNYEPEWWHWSIGDRYWALLKNEDAAKYDVVDGNWIKKNTCEAMEWK, encoded by the coding sequence GTGTTTTTAATTAATGATATTGAAGTGATAAAGATACCCGTAAGGAACAGTAAAGAACCTTTCTGCAATCTGACTGAGATAAACAAGAGAATAAAAGTCGATTTATCAATGTCTCAGATTGCCAGTAAAAGTGAATATTTCAGTTACGCAAGAGAAACTATAGCCATAAAGCTTCTTGAAGCAGCTCTCTTACTGCCTGAAGGAATCAATTTCTATATAAAAGAAGCCTACAGACCTTTACAGCAGCAGAAGGATTCATTCAATTCTGTTCTGGAATACAACAGAAAGCACTATGGTGATTTACCGGAAGAGGAAATCTATCTGGAAACATGCAAATACGTCGCTCCGCCGGAATACGCCCCTCATCCGACGGGAGCCGCTATAGATATCACGCTCATAAACGATAAGGGAATTGAATCGGATATGGGAACTGAGTTTAATGCGACTCCCGGTGAGACGGATAACGCGACTTATTTCCACTCGGATAACATTTCTGATGAAGCAAGGGAAAACAGGCGTATTCTGAGCAGAGCTCTATCGCGGATGGGATTTGTCAATTACGAACCGGAATGGTGGCACTGGTCGATCGGAGACCGGTACTGGGCATTATTGAAGAATGAAGATGCGGCGAAATATGATGTCGTCGACGGAAACTGGATAAAGAAGAATACCTGCGAAGCAATGGAATGGAAGTAA
- a CDS encoding adenylate/guanylate cyclase domain-containing protein has product MRPKFIKSFLDELLLYSGQFALFYIIMQLIIQKGQFLLNVGHMSLVVSLLIQTFLLSFRAEQSRKEIPFLFIVPLLYSLFELSEGTAYLLNTAHIGFWFFALIFSILRFIKFSGSGRTNRSVEFSYIFLNVFIFLFLYFYFDTWKEIQNSDQLTIVNIWSHLTSFLIDPTHWYIIFGGALLALIIGIGRYENFRLNEKIIQLFGKYVDENVRDTILEKGEYTSTKKYLCVLFSDIKNFTAYSEKNDAETVSKMLNIYFEYWDRIVSAHNGTIDKYIGDAIMVIFGLEKKHNACEDAISCALEVCESENILKGLLEESGLPVPEGFGVGCHYGELIVGDIGSTNRKNFTVIGDTVNVASRLESLSRKTKHKIIISMETFSQLNGELQRLFEKIGSIQLKGKSSQTTVWGEKII; this is encoded by the coding sequence ATGAGACCGAAGTTTATTAAATCCTTTCTCGATGAACTGTTATTGTATTCGGGGCAGTTCGCGCTTTTCTATATCATAATGCAATTGATTATTCAGAAAGGGCAGTTTCTTTTAAATGTAGGACATATGAGTCTGGTCGTCAGTCTGCTGATCCAGACCTTTCTTCTTTCCTTCAGAGCTGAACAGTCGAGGAAAGAAATCCCTTTTTTGTTTATAGTTCCCCTGCTTTACAGTCTTTTCGAATTATCAGAAGGTACAGCTTATCTTCTCAATACGGCTCATATAGGCTTCTGGTTCTTTGCCTTGATTTTTTCCATTCTCAGGTTTATCAAGTTTTCGGGAAGCGGGAGAACCAATAGATCCGTTGAGTTCAGTTATATTTTTCTCAATGTATTTATTTTTCTTTTTCTTTACTTTTATTTCGATACTTGGAAAGAAATCCAGAATTCTGATCAATTGACGATTGTCAACATCTGGAGTCATCTCACTTCCTTCCTTATCGATCCCACCCATTGGTACATCATATTCGGAGGTGCGCTGCTCGCTTTGATCATCGGTATTGGCCGTTATGAGAATTTCCGGCTGAATGAAAAGATAATTCAGCTTTTCGGGAAGTATGTTGATGAGAACGTAAGAGATACGATTCTCGAGAAAGGGGAGTATACATCAACTAAAAAGTATCTCTGCGTGCTTTTCTCCGATATTAAGAATTTCACCGCATACAGCGAAAAGAACGATGCCGAGACGGTATCTAAAATGCTTAATATCTACTTTGAATACTGGGATCGGATCGTTTCGGCCCACAACGGAACTATAGATAAATATATCGGCGATGCCATTATGGTCATATTCGGCCTGGAAAAAAAACACAATGCCTGTGAAGACGCTATTTCCTGCGCTCTGGAAGTCTGTGAATCGGAAAATATCCTTAAAGGGCTTTTGGAGGAAAGCGGGCTTCCCGTTCCGGAAGGATTCGGAGTGGGGTGCCATTACGGTGAGTTGATAGTCGGAGATATCGGAAGCACAAACCGCAAAAACTTCACGGTCATCGGCGATACAGTCAATGTCGCCTCTCGCCTCGAATCTCTGAGCAGAAAGACAAAACACAAGATTATTATTTCCATGGAAACTTTTTCACAATTAAACGGAGAACTGCAGCGCCTTTTTGAGAAAATCGGATCCATACAGTTAAAAGGGAAGAGTTCGCAGACGACAGTCTGGGGGGAGAAGATAATCTAG